DNA from Amycolatopsis sp. DSM 110486:
GATCGCGCCGTCGTCGTCCACGTTGACGTCGAGGTAGCGCTCGAGGGCCTCGCGTGCGAGCCCGAGCAGCGCCGCCGTTTCGGCGGCCTCCGAGGTGCTCACGACGCTTCCCCGGCCGCGCGCTCGGCTTCCGCCTGGTCGACCGCGGCACCGAACCGGCGGTCGCGCTTGGCGAACTCGAGGCAGGCGTTCCACAGGTGCGTGCGGTCGAAGTCGGGGAAGAGCGTGTCCTGGAAGACCATCTCCGCGTACGCCGACTGCCACAGCATGAAGTTCGACGTGCGCTGCTCGCCCGAGGGCCGCAGGAACAGGTCGACGTCGGGCATTTCGGGCTGGTACAGGTACTTCGCGATCGTGCGCTCGTCGATCTTGTCGGCCTTGAGCTTGCCCTCGACCACGTCCTGGGCGATCCGGCGCATCGCGTCACCCAGCTCCGCGCGCCCGCCGTAGTTGACGCACATCGTCATGTTCAGCGCCGTGTTGTTCTTGGTCTTCTCTTCCGCGACCTGCAGCTCCTTGATCACGCTGGCCCACAGCTTCGGCCGGCGCCCCGCCCAGCGGATGCGCACGCCGATCGAGCCAAGGTAGTCGACCTGGCGCCGGATGGTGTCGCGGTTGAAGCCCATGAGGAAACGCACCTCCTCCGGGCTGCGCTTCCAGTTCTCCGTGGAGAACGCGTAGACCGAAAGCCATTTCACGCCGAGCTCGACGGCGCCGCTG
Protein-coding regions in this window:
- a CDS encoding isoprenyl transferase; the encoded protein is MLRRGREVRASGYELRAPDPHPSGARPPEIPKDLVPKHVALVMDGNGRWANQRGLPRIEGHKRGEAVMIDVASGAVELGVKWLSVYAFSTENWKRSPEEVRFLMGFNRDTIRRQVDYLGSIGVRIRWAGRRPKLWASVIKELQVAEEKTKNNTALNMTMCVNYGGRAELGDAMRRIAQDVVEGKLKADKIDERTIAKYLYQPEMPDVDLFLRPSGEQRTSNFMLWQSAYAEMVFQDTLFPDFDRTHLWNACLEFAKRDRRFGAAVDQAEAERAAGEAS